Genomic DNA from Dehalogenimonas lykanthroporepellens BL-DC-9:
GAACTGCTGGAATTCCGCCGCCTCAAGGGATATCTGCCCGAGGTGGCCTGTATCCACATGAGCCCGTCGATAGAAGAAGAGATTTCTGGAGAGATTGCCGAACTGGCCATCGAACTCAATGCCCGGATATACCTGGCACAGGAAGGGATGACGGTTACGGTTTAGGCGTATCACGCCGGGGCCGGGCTTCCGGCTCCACCAGTTCCCGTTTCAGTTCGATGATACGGTCGCGCAGTAACGCCGCCCGCTCGAAGTCCATCAGCTTGGCTGATTTCTTCATCTGCGTTTCCAGTTCCCTGATGAGCCGCGCCAGTTCCTCTTTACTCAACGCCATGGATTTATAGCTATCGGCGTCTGACTCCGCTACCACCGCGCTTTCCGCCGTCCGTACTCTTTCGGTAATATCTTTAATCGCCTTGCGGATACCCTGCGGCGTGATGCCGTGTTCCTGATTATAGGCTTCCTGTATCTCCCGGCGGCGTTTGACCTCAGCGATAGCCCGCTCCATGCTTCCGGTGATGGTATCGGCATACATGATGACCCGGCCGTCCACATGACGGGCGGCGCGGCCCATGGTCTGAATAAGCGCCCACTCCGAACGCAGGAAGCCTTCCTTGTCGGCATCCAGAATGGCCACCAGCGACACCTCCGGCAGGTCCAGACCTTCCCGCAGGAGATTGATACCGACGATAACATCATAAACGCCCAGGCGCAGGTCACGCAGTATCTCTACCCGTTCAAAGGTTTCCACCTCTGAATGGAGGTACTGGGTCTTGACCCCGGCTTCGGTGATGTATTCTGCCAGTTTCTCCGCCAGTTTCTTGGTAAGTGTGGTTACCAGACAGCGTTCACCGCGTGCCACCCGCAGTTTTATCTGCTCCAGCAGGTCATCGATCTGCCCGGTGGTCGGCTTGACCTCGATAATCGGTTCCAGCAGACCGGTAGGCCGCACCACCTGCTCCACTGTCTGCGCCGAATGTTCCCTCTCGTAAGGCCCCGGCGTGGCCGAAACATATACGGCCTGACCCACCCGCTGTCGGAACTCCGAAAAGTTCAGGGGCCGGTTGTCCAAAGCGGAAGGCAGGCGGAACCCGTAATCCACCAGGGTTTCCTTGCGCGCCCGGTCGCCGTTGTACATGCCGCGTATCTGGGGCAGGGACATGTGCGATTCATCGACGAAGAGGATGAAATCTTCCGGGAAGTAATCCAGGAGGGTCCACGGCGTGGAGCCGGCCGGCCTGAGTGCCAAGTGCCGTGAATAATTCTCCACCCCGGAGCAGTAACCCGCGTTCTCCAGCATCTCCAGGTCATAGTTGGTGCGTTGTTCCAGCCGGGCGGCTTCCAGCAGTTTGCCCTGCTCCTTGAGCATGGCGGTGTGCTGAGCCAGTTCATCCCGGATGCCCTGGAGGGCTTTGGCCAGCTTCTCCGGCGAAGTAACGAAATGCTTGGCGGGATAGATGTCGATTATCCTGATGTCTTCCAGAAACTCTCCGGTGAGCGGGTCGATACGCAGGATACGTTCTATCTCATCACCGAAGAACTCCACCCGGATAGCCGTTTCCTCATAGGCGGGACGCAATTCGAGAGTGTCGCCGCGAAGCCGGAACTTGCCCCGGGTGAAATCCATGTCATTGCGTTCATACTGCATATCCACCAGTTTGCGGACGATTTCATCCCGGCGATAACTGACTCCCTTTTCCAGATTGAGGATGAAGCGCATGTATTCTTCCGGCTCACCCAGGCCGTAGATACAGGAAACCGAAGCGACGATGATGACATCCCGGCGCGACAATAACGCCCTGGTGGCGGCATGACGCAGTTTGTCTATCTCATCATTGATATCCGATTCCTTTTCGATATACATGTCCCGGGAAGGGACATAGGCTTCCGGCTGGTAATAGTCATAATAGCTGACAAAGTACTCTACGGAATTATGCGGGAAAAACTCCCGGAATTCGGCGTAAAGCTGGGCGGCCAGCGTTTTGTTATGGGAAATGACCAGCGCCGGACGCCCGGTGCGGGCGATGATATTGGCCATGGTGAAGGTTTTGCCGGAGCCGGTAACGCCCAGAAGCGTCTGATCCCTGAGGCCCTCATCAAGACCACGGGTCAGCGCATCCACCGCCTGGGGCTGGTCCCCCATCAAACCGAAATCGGATACAAGCTGGAAATCTGTCACCCTTTAATTATAGGGGAGGCGGCCGATTATCGCTAACACATAGTATCTAAACCGGTAATAATAAAGCGGGGAGAGGTTGCCCTCTCCCCGCTAAAGACTGCCGTCAGTCAGTTCAGGCTTTCTTTGCGGCTACCATCCGCCAACCGGAAACGGCCAGCAGAACGACTCCGGGGATGCCCAGTATCAGGGCTCCCATCCAGGCCGCCGTGAAGTAGGTTTCTTCCATGGTGCCGACGTAATGCTGGAAGGCCATCAGCACCAGCAGGAGGCCGACAGCGCCGACAAACCAGACCCACCAGGCGGGTTTGATGTCATTGCGTTTCAGCCACGCGAATAACTGAACGAAACCCAGGGTCAGCAGAACGGCTATCAAAATCCACAAAGGTGTCAGTTCCATTTTATACTCCTTCTAAAGTTTGCGATTATAGTTTCATCTTTAGATGAAATAGGGATTGATACCATACAGGTATTCCTGGTTATTCCACCATGATTCCGGAGACTTGTTACCGTAATGCATGGACTCTTCCATCTGAGCGAAGAATGAATTGAAGATGGGAGTAACGGAAGAGGTTCCGGCCACGAAGTCGTGGATGAAGCTGTACCGACCGGAAGCGTTGAAGGGACAGAAAGCCATGCAGGCGGTACAATTGGAACAATTGACCGTGTTGAGCCGCCAGCCTTTGAAACCGGTGGGACTGTAAGGCATACCCGTTTCAGCCGGGTCGTGGGTGTCCCAGGTGGGGTCGTCGTTGGGCAGAGCCTCGAACAGACAGAACTTGGAGCAGGTTTTACAGGTAAGGCAGAACCGGGAAATGCCGGCGTCTATCGGCCTGGTCGGCTCCAGAGGAATGTCGGTGAGTATACGGCTCATGCCACGAATCATCGACCCTCTTTCCGGTGTTACCAGCACGAAACACATGCGGGCGTGTTCACCGATGCCGGCCAGGGTTCCGAAAGGATTGGACGGCGCCATTTCACCGCTCCAGGCGTTGATGCCGTGGTAACCCAGGCCGCGAATGAACTCCTGAAGTTGAACGCTGATGAACGGCAAGCGGCTGTAAGCCAGGTTAGAAGCACTGGAACCGAGATTGGAGGGCTTACGCATATTAAGTTCGGTCGCTTCCTGGTGCGTCCAGGTTATCATGTACTTGAACCGCGATGGGATACGATACTCGGTATCGGTTTCGGCCAGGGTATCATCATTGACGAAGTTATAGGCTTTACCGTTGGCTTCCTTGGCGAAAATGAGTTTCTTGGTATTCTCATCCAGAATGGTCACCCCGAAATCGGTGGCGCCGAACAGCTTGAAGGCATGGCGCAACATCCGGGTGTTTTCTTCAGCCGTACCTTCCCAGCGGGGCATGTTCCGGCTTTCCGGGGTCGGGGCTTTCTGATAACCCATAAACATGGTTTTACCGGCCGGGGTGTAGTAGTTGTAGAATCTCAAAGCGCCGGTAGCGCCGTTGATGGCCAGGTCACGAACACTGTCACCATTCCATTCAGGATCGGCGTGGCGGACTACTTCCCGCTGTAATTCATCATAATGTTCCCGATTATAGACAGCCTTGGGGTGCTGGCTGGCGCGGTAAGGGAACGTGGGAATTTGACTGCGGTCAGCCCGTTGCACCTGGCTCCAGTCGATTTCCAGGGTAGCTGTCTGACCATGATCCAGTTCGGAAACCCACCAGGGGCGTTTCAATTGCCCGCCGGGACCGGAGGTTGAACCGGAAGCGGAAGCCACTTCATCAAGATCGTGGAAACCCGGAGCCATAACTGTGGCGGCGCCCAGGCCGGCACCGGTCAGTCCGAGACCTTTCATGAAATCGCGACGTGATACTGTACTGTGAAATTTAGTCATGTGGCAGATTCCTTTTTAAGATTTATTTCTATCGCGGTCTTCCCCGCCGCCATCCGGTCTCTCCCGAAGGTCAGCATCCATCGCCCTCCTTGAGAGTATTATTATTACTCTTCGGTATTTTATCATTACCCATAACGTTATTTATAATACCTTATTCAGTTGTTTTACGCATCGTCTAAAAGGACTACCCGGACTAAGCATTTCGTATATAGTCTATAGTGTTTTATTTACACTACTTTTGTATATTTTTGGTTCCAAATGCTTGAATCAAGCCTGGCAGGCGGAGGCCGAAAGCCTTTGCTATAATGTTTTGGATAGCGAGAACGTTTTGAACGATTATCCTTTTCCCCCTGACAGAATCCGAGTTTATGTGAGTTATCTCCCATCCTACCCTGTCACGTACATCGAGTACCTGGCACGGAGTGCTGAACTAAACTGTAACTCCATCGTCGCCGATAT
This window encodes:
- a CDS encoding excinuclease ABC, B subunit (SMART: DEAD-like helicase ; helicase domain protein~manually curated~TIGRFAM: excinuclease ABC, B subunit~KEGG: deb:DehaBAV1_0418 excinuclease ABC subunit B~PFAM: helicase domain protein; type III restriction protein res subunit; UvrB/UvrC protein), with product MTDFQLVSDFGLMGDQPQAVDALTRGLDEGLRDQTLLGVTGSGKTFTMANIIARTGRPALVISHNKTLAAQLYAEFREFFPHNSVEYFVSYYDYYQPEAYVPSRDMYIEKESDINDEIDKLRHAATRALLSRRDVIIVASVSCIYGLGEPEEYMRFILNLEKGVSYRRDEIVRKLVDMQYERNDMDFTRGKFRLRGDTLELRPAYEETAIRVEFFGDEIERILRIDPLTGEFLEDIRIIDIYPAKHFVTSPEKLAKALQGIRDELAQHTAMLKEQGKLLEAARLEQRTNYDLEMLENAGYCSGVENYSRHLALRPAGSTPWTLLDYFPEDFILFVDESHMSLPQIRGMYNGDRARKETLVDYGFRLPSALDNRPLNFSEFRQRVGQAVYVSATPGPYEREHSAQTVEQVVRPTGLLEPIIEVKPTTGQIDDLLEQIKLRVARGERCLVTTLTKKLAEKLAEYITEAGVKTQYLHSEVETFERVEILRDLRLGVYDVIVGINLLREGLDLPEVSLVAILDADKEGFLRSEWALIQTMGRAARHVDGRVIMYADTITGSMERAIAEVKRRREIQEAYNQEHGITPQGIRKAIKDITERVRTAESAVVAESDADSYKSMALSKEELARLIRELETQMKKSAKLMDFERAALLRDRIIELKRELVEPEARPRRDTPKP
- a CDS encoding putative reductive dehalogenase anchoring protein (KEGG: deh:cbdb_A1545 putative reductive dehalogenase anchoring protein), encoding MELTPLWILIAVLLTLGFVQLFAWLKRNDIKPAWWVWFVGAVGLLLVLMAFQHYVGTMEETYFTAAWMGALILGIPGVVLLAVSGWRMVAAKKA
- a CDS encoding reductive dehalogenase (KEGG: dev:DhcVS_1340 reductive dehalogenase~TIGRFAM: reductive dehalogenase~PFAM: Twin-arginine translocation pathway, signal sequence, subgroup), yielding MTKFHSTVSRRDFMKGLGLTGAGLGAATVMAPGFHDLDEVASASGSTSGPGGQLKRPWWVSELDHGQTATLEIDWSQVQRADRSQIPTFPYRASQHPKAVYNREHYDELQREVVRHADPEWNGDSVRDLAINGATGALRFYNYYTPAGKTMFMGYQKAPTPESRNMPRWEGTAEENTRMLRHAFKLFGATDFGVTILDENTKKLIFAKEANGKAYNFVNDDTLAETDTEYRIPSRFKYMITWTHQEATELNMRKPSNLGSSASNLAYSRLPFISVQLQEFIRGLGYHGINAWSGEMAPSNPFGTLAGIGEHARMCFVLVTPERGSMIRGMSRILTDIPLEPTRPIDAGISRFCLTCKTCSKFCLFEALPNDDPTWDTHDPAETGMPYSPTGFKGWRLNTVNCSNCTACMAFCPFNASGRYSFIHDFVAGTSSVTPIFNSFFAQMEESMHYGNKSPESWWNNQEYLYGINPYFI